In the bacterium genome, one interval contains:
- a CDS encoding STAS domain-containing protein, with amino-acid sequence MAKPPNTQIADLEERIERIETILSIAAGGNFDTNLDIDTKSPDLLTSVEMGINLLISDLGEEFRKSKTRAEELEEKLDLIEKQRLAIEQLSTPIIKIWDRVLVLPLIGALDTRRSQRLTESLLTEIAFTQTRIAILDITGVPAVDSAVANHLLKTVSAVQLLGAKCVITGIKPEVAQTIVHLGVELKGVETLSNLSEGLKWAFRNLNFKIIEETGEQHV; translated from the coding sequence ATGGCCAAACCACCTAATACTCAGATTGCAGACCTTGAAGAAAGAATCGAACGGATTGAAACCATACTTTCTATTGCCGCAGGCGGTAATTTCGACACCAACTTGGACATAGATACTAAATCTCCAGACCTTCTCACATCGGTTGAAATGGGGATAAATCTTTTAATATCAGATCTTGGCGAGGAGTTCAGGAAGAGCAAAACAAGGGCGGAAGAACTTGAGGAAAAGCTTGACTTGATCGAAAAGCAGCGCCTGGCCATCGAACAGCTTTCAACGCCGATAATAAAGATCTGGGATCGGGTTCTGGTGCTTCCCTTAATAGGAGCTCTGGATACGAGACGCTCCCAGCGCTTGACAGAAAGCCTGCTTACGGAAATAGCTTTTACCCAGACAAGAATAGCGATACTGGATATTACGGGCGTGCCAGCAGTCGATTCCGCAGTCGCCAACCATCTGCTTAAGACCGTTTCGGCCGTCCAACTGCTTGGAGCAAAATGCGTTATCACGGGAATCAAGCCGGAGGTCGCGCAGACAATCGTTCACCTTGGAGTAGAACTCAAGGGAGTCGAGACGCTTTCCAATCTGTCTGAGGGATTGAAGTGGGCGTTCAGAAATCTCAACTTTAAAATTATTGAGGAAACAGGGGAACAGCATGTATAA
- a CDS encoding STAS/SEC14 domain-containing protein: protein MEHKISYDPKTDIVHLDIIGPVMRDDAGELVDALEKNAKKGETNLLLADLTQTPSMNMDRDTRRFIQEKGKSIYYNRMAVVGASPITRMLAKIVMGVIGRPETLKFFASKDEAVHWLKGVNEGSASTL, encoded by the coding sequence ATGGAACATAAGATTTCATACGATCCAAAGACCGATATAGTGCATCTTGATATCATTGGCCCGGTAATGCGTGATGACGCCGGCGAACTGGTGGATGCGCTGGAGAAGAATGCAAAAAAAGGCGAGACAAACCTTCTTCTGGCTGATCTTACTCAAACACCGAGCATGAACATGGACAGGGATACACGCAGATTTATCCAGGAAAAAGGTAAAAGCATCTACTACAACAGGATGGCCGTTGTAGGAGCGTCGCCAATAACGAGAATGCTCGCCAAGATAGTAATGGGCGTTATCGGCCGGCCGGAAACTCTTAAATTCTTTGCATCAAAGGATGAAGCCGTTCACTGGCTCAAAGGAGTTAATGAAGGGTCCGCTTCAACCTTGTAG
- a CDS encoding STAS domain-containing protein: MYKAAEIPILSLKEYLLASIQTDLHDRMAEQLQQDILNRINQTQAKGVLIDISALEMVDSFIGRTLADTARMADTLDAVVVIVGMKPAVAITLVELGLSLGDIKTSLNLDTGYELMEKLLREKNGKGVE; encoded by the coding sequence ATGTATAAGGCTGCTGAAATACCTATACTCAGTCTCAAGGAATACCTGCTTGCCTCCATACAAACCGACCTTCACGACAGGATGGCTGAACAGCTTCAGCAGGATATTCTCAATCGCATCAACCAAACACAGGCAAAGGGCGTCCTAATCGACATATCGGCGCTTGAGATGGTGGATTCCTTCATCGGCCGCACCCTGGCCGATACCGCTCGCATGGCTGATACCCTTGATGCAGTGGTCGTAATAGTCGGAATGAAACCGGCGGTCGCCATAACACTTGTGGAACTCGGCCTATCCCTCGGCGACATTAAGACCTCGCTTAATCTGGATACCGGATACGAGCTAATGGAAAAACTCCTTAGAGAGAAGAATGGAAAAGGCGTAGAGTGA